From Vibrio splendidus, a single genomic window includes:
- a CDS encoding type 1 glutamine amidotransferase domain-containing protein translates to MKKILIPVTNHATLGDTDQANGTYAPELTHALKEIIAAGFEYDIASIKGGKGPLYGTDIEGDSVNAEILADDDFQNRINNTIPVSQVNVESYDAIFYPGGFGLLSDLATDEQFATIAAKHYEDGGVIASVCHGPAALLPIVLSNGEKLLSSKSVTGFTREEEIDFGTINDIPFLLEESLARSAARFNKVQPWHELVIVDERVITGQNPTSAHAVGAALVKQLS, encoded by the coding sequence ATGAAAAAAATACTAATCCCAGTGACTAACCACGCAACATTAGGCGATACAGACCAAGCGAACGGTACTTACGCTCCAGAACTGACTCATGCATTGAAAGAGATCATTGCTGCGGGTTTTGAGTACGACATCGCGTCTATCAAGGGTGGTAAAGGCCCATTGTACGGAACCGATATTGAAGGTGATTCAGTAAACGCAGAGATCTTGGCTGACGATGACTTCCAGAACCGCATTAACAACACGATTCCTGTAAGCCAAGTAAACGTTGAAAGCTACGATGCTATCTTCTACCCAGGTGGATTCGGCCTACTTTCTGACTTAGCAACCGACGAGCAATTCGCAACGATTGCAGCTAAACATTATGAAGATGGTGGTGTGATTGCATCAGTATGTCACGGCCCAGCAGCACTGCTTCCGATTGTTCTAAGCAATGGCGAGAAGCTATTAAGCTCTAAATCGGTGACTGGCTTTACTCGTGAAGAAGAGATCGACTTTGGCACCATCAATGACATTCCATTCTTATTGGAAGAATCTCTTGCTCGTAGCGCAGCGCGTTTCAACAAGGTTCAACCTTGGCATGAGCTTGTAATTGTTGATGAGCGAGTGATTACCGGTCAGAACCCAACCAGTGCGCACGCAGTAGGTGCAGCCCTCGTTAAGCAGTTGTCTTAG
- a CDS encoding cysteine desulfurase-like protein — MSFTLNDVRQQFSALGQYHNGKPVTFFDGPGGSQVPENVLASMTEYLGHFNSNLGGHYFSSQKTTGLMQQAREAAQALLNAESSGNVVFGANMTSLTFQLSRAISRDWKEGDEVIVTALDHYSNVSSWQQAADDKGAIVRQVRVDESDCSLDMAHFESLLNEKTKLVAVTFASNTTGSIVDMAKVIELAHQHGAQVYVDAVHYAPHHLIDVQQLNCDFLACSAYKFFGPHVGIAYVAPQWLHTLKPYKVEPATNIGPGRFETGTQSFEGLAGVIAAVDYLAQLGDPADSLRSRLEQSYVLYNKHESQLSEYFLKRLADLEGAKLYGKTEFDSNLRTPTFAVTFENHSPELIAKKLGEHNICVWNGHFYALGLVKQLGIEEQGVVRIGCMHYNSIEEIDLLFNVLEGILRSH, encoded by the coding sequence ATGTCCTTCACTCTTAATGATGTACGCCAACAGTTTAGTGCTTTAGGCCAATATCATAACGGCAAGCCTGTGACCTTTTTTGATGGTCCGGGTGGATCTCAGGTGCCTGAGAATGTTTTAGCTTCGATGACCGAATACCTAGGCCATTTCAATTCAAACCTAGGCGGCCACTATTTTTCTAGCCAAAAGACCACGGGCTTAATGCAGCAAGCGCGAGAAGCGGCGCAAGCACTGCTTAATGCGGAGTCTTCTGGCAACGTTGTGTTCGGTGCGAACATGACATCGCTGACCTTCCAACTTAGCCGAGCGATCAGCCGCGATTGGAAAGAGGGCGATGAGGTTATCGTCACGGCGTTAGATCATTACTCAAATGTATCGAGCTGGCAGCAAGCGGCAGACGACAAAGGCGCGATTGTTCGCCAAGTTCGCGTAGACGAGTCGGATTGCAGTTTGGATATGGCGCATTTTGAATCGCTACTTAACGAGAAAACCAAGCTTGTCGCGGTGACGTTTGCTTCGAACACGACAGGCTCAATTGTCGATATGGCGAAAGTTATAGAGCTTGCACATCAACATGGTGCGCAGGTTTATGTTGATGCTGTGCATTACGCGCCACATCACTTGATTGATGTTCAGCAACTGAATTGTGATTTCTTAGCGTGTTCAGCGTATAAGTTCTTCGGCCCGCATGTTGGCATTGCTTATGTTGCGCCTCAATGGCTACACACGTTAAAGCCTTACAAGGTTGAGCCTGCAACCAATATAGGCCCAGGTCGATTTGAGACAGGAACACAAAGCTTTGAAGGCCTTGCCGGTGTGATTGCGGCGGTAGATTACTTGGCGCAGTTAGGCGATCCCGCCGATTCATTGCGTTCTCGTTTAGAGCAAAGCTACGTGCTGTATAACAAGCACGAGAGCCAACTCAGTGAGTACTTCCTTAAACGCTTGGCCGACCTTGAAGGGGCAAAGCTTTACGGGAAAACCGAGTTTGATTCGAACCTAAGAACCCCGACGTTTGCGGTTACCTTTGAAAACCATTCTCCAGAGCTCATCGCTAAGAAGTTGGGTGAGCATAATATCTGTGTGTGGAATGGACATTTCTACGCATTAGGTTTGGTGAAACAGTTGGGTATTGAAGAGCAGGGCGTGGTGCGTATTGGTTGTATGCATTACAACTCGATTGAAGAGATCGACTTGTTGTTCAATGTGCTCGAAGGGATCTTGCGAAGCCACTAG
- a CDS encoding SLC13 family permease, translating to MTALVTTLKHWLFTRNSMILIGNFTLFALLLNTLPFEAQVNTGLSILVFVAILWLTEAIHVSITALLVPLLAVLFGVFNTPAALANFSNPIIFLFMGGFALAAALNKQELDKAIADKVLLIAKGRMSVAVFMLFGVSAGLSMWISNTATTAMMLPLVLGIMNKVDQSEDRNTYVFVLLGIAYCASIGGIATLVGSPPNAIAAAEVGLSFTEWMALGLPISMILLPITMIVLYVMTKPKLDHKFELDHAPVEWTNSKKITLSIFLLTVTLWIFGKPINAMIGGFSKFDSLVAIGAIVLLGASRAVEWKDVEKTTDWGVLILFGGGICLSNILKATGTSVFLAHSLSGFLETAGVLLTILAVVAFVVFLTEFASNTASAALLVPVFATIAEALGMSPVILSALIAIAASCAFMLPVATPPNAIVFGSGHIKQKEMMRVGMVLNLVCILVLTLFAWIFW from the coding sequence ATGACGGCACTTGTTACTACACTGAAACACTGGTTGTTTACCCGCAACAGCATGATATTAATTGGTAATTTCACGTTATTTGCACTTTTGCTCAATACCCTGCCATTCGAAGCGCAAGTGAATACAGGTTTAAGTATTCTCGTGTTCGTTGCCATTCTATGGTTAACAGAAGCGATTCACGTCAGCATCACCGCTTTGCTCGTTCCCCTATTGGCTGTCTTGTTTGGTGTATTCAACACGCCCGCTGCGCTGGCTAACTTTTCGAACCCAATCATCTTCCTATTCATGGGTGGCTTCGCATTGGCAGCCGCTCTGAACAAGCAAGAGTTAGATAAAGCGATTGCTGACAAAGTACTGTTGATTGCAAAAGGCAGAATGTCGGTCGCCGTGTTCATGCTGTTCGGTGTGAGTGCGGGCTTATCAATGTGGATCTCAAACACAGCAACCACAGCAATGATGCTTCCTCTTGTTCTAGGCATCATGAACAAAGTCGACCAAAGTGAAGACCGTAACACCTACGTGTTTGTGCTACTAGGCATCGCTTACTGTGCATCGATTGGTGGCATCGCAACCTTAGTGGGTAGCCCACCAAACGCAATTGCTGCCGCAGAAGTCGGCTTGAGCTTCACAGAGTGGATGGCACTTGGCCTACCTATCTCAATGATCTTATTGCCAATCACGATGATTGTTTTATACGTGATGACTAAGCCCAAGCTCGACCATAAATTCGAGCTAGACCACGCTCCTGTAGAGTGGACGAACAGCAAAAAAATCACACTGTCTATCTTCCTTTTAACCGTAACGCTTTGGATATTCGGAAAACCAATTAACGCAATGATTGGCGGTTTCTCTAAATTTGATAGCTTGGTGGCGATTGGTGCCATTGTACTGCTTGGCGCTTCAAGAGCGGTTGAATGGAAAGATGTCGAGAAGACAACGGATTGGGGTGTACTTATCCTGTTCGGTGGCGGTATCTGTTTAAGTAACATTCTTAAAGCGACTGGAACCAGCGTATTCCTAGCACACTCACTAAGCGGATTTCTAGAAACAGCAGGCGTGCTTCTTACGATTCTAGCCGTGGTAGCGTTCGTGGTATTCCTAACGGAATTTGCGAGTAACACAGCGAGTGCAGCCTTACTTGTCCCTGTATTTGCAACCATTGCTGAAGCGCTGGGGATGTCGCCAGTTATCTTGTCTGCACTAATTGCGATTGCCGCATCTTGTGCCTTCATGCTACCAGTCGCGACACCACCTAATGCGATTGTATTTGGCTCTGGTCATATCAAACAAAAAGAAATGATGCGAGTCGGTATGGTGTTGAACCTAGTTTGTATCCTAGTGCTAACACTGTTCGCGTGGATCTTCTGGTAA
- a CDS encoding 2OG-Fe dioxygenase family protein has protein sequence MLHAHENTLHITHLSNHAVEELSPSFSKLPSTEHADGQFRLRRYSVVQFSNGQVVEQDKHNFVQSENINHFQGDVVRQFEPIEANILGSEGMQEMCELFIETNGLEDGQEIEIHQIRIAAIFEETQVAPEGVHQDGFDHIALIGVNRHNIVGGEIMLYQDSHEAPFFRKVLGDGEVAMLADSKLWHNAQPIRTIDHDEMGYMDVFVLTAKDARNVLHS, from the coding sequence ATGTTACATGCTCACGAAAATACCCTACATATTACCCACCTCAGTAACCACGCAGTTGAGGAGTTGTCACCATCATTCTCTAAGCTACCAAGCACAGAGCATGCGGATGGCCAGTTTCGATTGAGAAGATACTCGGTGGTTCAATTCAGTAATGGACAAGTCGTTGAGCAAGACAAACATAACTTTGTTCAGTCTGAAAACATTAATCACTTTCAAGGTGACGTCGTTCGTCAGTTCGAGCCGATTGAAGCGAATATTTTAGGCAGTGAAGGCATGCAAGAAATGTGTGAACTGTTTATTGAAACCAACGGACTTGAAGACGGGCAAGAAATCGAAATCCATCAGATTCGTATTGCCGCTATTTTTGAAGAGACACAAGTTGCTCCAGAAGGTGTTCACCAAGATGGTTTTGACCACATCGCTTTAATCGGTGTGAACCGACATAACATTGTGGGTGGTGAAATCATGCTGTATCAAGACTCACATGAAGCACCATTTTTTAGAAAGGTGTTAGGTGATGGCGAGGTTGCGATGCTGGCAGACAGTAAGCTTTGGCACAATGCACAACCGATTCGCACCATAGACCACGATGAGATGGGCTATATGGATGTGTTTGTTCTAACAGCTAAGGATGCGCGCAATGTCCTTCACTCTTAA
- a CDS encoding DUF2797 domain-containing protein has product MSLLAKGTLKKMSASLDGAVTYRLPVGEEFVELNPLIGKTINLTHTGNIFCCSCGKKTKKSYSQGHCFVCMKKLASCDMCIMRPETCHYDQGTCREPQWGEENCFVDHFVYLSNTSSLKVGITRHTQIPTRWIDQGATQGLPILKVKTRQISGLIEVELAKHIADKTNWRTLLKGDGDDMELVEKAKELLPLVGDKIQEIRAKFGDDAIEILSENITSLSYPVEQHPVKIVSHNFDKNPEVTGVLQGIKGQYLILDTGVINIRKFGSYEVEVSA; this is encoded by the coding sequence ATGTCTTTATTAGCAAAAGGAACACTCAAGAAAATGAGTGCTTCCCTTGATGGTGCGGTTACCTACCGCTTACCTGTAGGAGAAGAGTTTGTAGAGCTAAACCCTCTAATTGGTAAAACCATCAACCTTACCCACACAGGCAATATTTTTTGTTGTTCGTGTGGCAAGAAAACCAAGAAAAGCTACTCTCAAGGCCACTGCTTTGTGTGCATGAAAAAGCTAGCTAGCTGCGACATGTGCATCATGAGGCCCGAGACTTGCCACTACGATCAAGGCACTTGTCGCGAACCTCAATGGGGTGAAGAAAATTGCTTCGTCGATCACTTCGTTTACCTGTCGAACACATCAAGCCTTAAGGTAGGAATCACTCGCCATACACAGATTCCAACTCGCTGGATAGATCAAGGTGCCACTCAAGGCCTACCGATTTTGAAGGTAAAAACACGTCAGATCTCTGGCCTTATTGAAGTCGAATTAGCGAAGCACATTGCTGACAAAACTAACTGGCGCACACTGCTTAAAGGCGACGGCGACGATATGGAGTTGGTAGAGAAAGCAAAAGAGCTGCTACCACTGGTTGGAGATAAGATCCAAGAGATCAGAGCGAAGTTTGGTGACGATGCTATTGAGATTCTGAGCGAAAACATCACTTCCTTGAGCTACCCAGTTGAACAGCACCCAGTGAAAATTGTATCGCACAACTTTGATAAGAACCCTGAAGTGACGGGCGTACTTCAAGGCATTAAAGGTCAATACCTTATCCTAGATACTGGCGTGATTAACATCCGTAAATTTGGTTCTTACGAAGTGGAAGTGTCTGCCTAA
- a CDS encoding bifunctional 4-hydroxy-2-oxoglutarate aldolase/2-dehydro-3-deoxy-phosphogluconate aldolase codes for MKNNLWIETLRALRVMPVIQIENAEDAVPLAKVLVENGLPAAEITFRTEAAEESIRRIRQAYPDIVLCAGTVLTKEQAQLATEAGADFVVSPGFNPNTVQYCLDNDIKIIPGVNSPSLVEQALEMGLSALKFFPAEASGGLNMLKSLTGPYGNIQLMPTGGVNPNNLLSYLAIPQVIACGGTWIAPTEAVRNHDWDIIAKNVRETCSLVMGNEDGK; via the coding sequence ATGAAAAATAATTTATGGATAGAAACGTTAAGAGCACTTCGTGTTATGCCTGTGATTCAAATTGAGAATGCAGAAGATGCAGTGCCGTTAGCTAAAGTGTTAGTTGAAAATGGATTACCTGCTGCTGAAATTACCTTTAGAACTGAAGCGGCAGAAGAGTCAATTCGTCGTATTCGTCAAGCGTATCCAGATATAGTGTTATGTGCAGGAACCGTATTAACCAAAGAACAAGCGCAGCTGGCAACAGAAGCCGGTGCTGATTTTGTGGTTAGTCCAGGATTTAATCCAAATACCGTTCAATATTGTTTAGATAATGATATTAAAATCATTCCAGGGGTTAATAGTCCAAGCTTAGTAGAACAAGCATTAGAGATGGGGTTATCTGCATTAAAGTTCTTCCCTGCAGAAGCTTCAGGCGGTTTGAATATGTTGAAGTCATTAACGGGACCTTATGGAAATATTCAGCTCATGCCTACGGGTGGAGTGAATCCAAATAATCTACTTAGTTACTTAGCCATTCCTCAAGTTATTGCTTGTGGTGGTACATGGATTGCTCCAACTGAAGCGGTTCGAAATCATGATTGGGACATTATTGCTAAAAATGTACGTGAAACTTGTTCTTTAGTGATGGGTAATGAAGATGGAAAATAA
- a CDS encoding sensor domain-containing diguanylate cyclase: MNVVSVDANYARIYGYQSPEELLTNIDSFLDLISEEYHVLAYQNYLETISGQRDPQVHTYVNVDRNGREFTVFSIDHVTEWQGRPALQVTVIDLSPAIQLQNAVREQDKMYHDMIMQSGQGILVHREFKPLMVNQSWVKMQGGSSIEQVLKLDSILTLVPKQNTDGISKHYQAIVSGELSGTSTVVENIGFDGIHRFFNIYDNAITWRGQPAVQVVLEDVTQKVMLEKQLVHQANYDEMTDLLNRRAIYEWLREHIASDTHVVSMLLDIDDFKSINDAYGHMVGDEVICALANITKRNVERVGGVAGRWGGEEFILFIPNASPNVSREVSDQIRQQFNQVEFKVGEQIRFNVSVSIGVSDSRSCEGKVSIDALVNLTDQSLYRAKANGKNCVCGEVVAH, from the coding sequence ATGAATGTAGTTAGTGTTGACGCTAATTATGCTCGCATCTATGGATACCAATCACCCGAAGAACTACTTACTAATATAGATAGCTTCCTAGATCTAATCTCAGAAGAATACCATGTTTTAGCCTATCAAAATTACCTTGAAACGATCAGTGGTCAACGCGATCCGCAGGTTCACACCTATGTTAATGTTGATCGCAATGGTCGAGAGTTCACAGTATTCTCTATTGACCATGTGACAGAGTGGCAAGGTCGGCCAGCACTGCAAGTCACGGTGATCGATCTTTCCCCTGCGATTCAGCTACAAAATGCGGTGCGTGAACAAGATAAGATGTATCACGATATGATCATGCAATCAGGGCAGGGCATCTTGGTTCACCGAGAGTTCAAACCGCTGATGGTCAATCAATCGTGGGTTAAAATGCAGGGTGGTTCTTCCATAGAGCAAGTTTTAAAGCTGGACTCTATCCTTACATTGGTGCCAAAACAGAATACGGATGGTATCAGTAAGCACTATCAAGCGATCGTGTCGGGTGAGTTGTCGGGAACCAGCACTGTGGTTGAAAACATTGGTTTCGATGGCATTCATCGATTCTTCAATATTTACGATAATGCGATTACTTGGCGAGGTCAGCCGGCTGTTCAGGTTGTGCTCGAAGATGTCACTCAAAAAGTGATGTTGGAAAAGCAATTGGTTCATCAAGCGAATTACGATGAAATGACTGACTTACTCAATCGCAGAGCGATTTATGAGTGGTTAAGGGAACATATTGCCTCTGATACTCATGTCGTCAGTATGCTGCTTGATATCGATGACTTCAAATCGATCAATGATGCTTACGGGCATATGGTGGGCGATGAGGTTATTTGCGCATTGGCTAACATTACTAAACGTAATGTTGAGAGAGTGGGTGGTGTGGCAGGCCGCTGGGGTGGAGAAGAGTTTATTCTCTTTATTCCCAATGCGTCACCTAACGTTTCGCGAGAAGTTTCTGATCAGATCCGACAGCAATTTAATCAGGTCGAGTTCAAAGTGGGCGAACAGATTCGTTTTAATGTGAGTGTGAGTATCGGAGTGAGTGACAGTCGATCTTGCGAAGGAAAAGTGTCCATCGATGCACTCGTCAACCTCACAGACCAATCTTTGTATCGAGCCAAAGCGAATGGAAAGAACTGCGTGTGCGGAGAAGTGGTTGCGCATTAA
- a CDS encoding DJ-1/PfpI family protein: protein MENNQMTKHVGVLLADGFEEGEAIVFIDIMRRLDIKVDVLSCMETTALKTYFETRISADYTLKDKKDVLYDAVMMPGGPKGTDNLSANSMVIDFLKHHIEKDKYICALCSSGAKVLAANHLLNGRNYTTGGGLEKKFTDGCFQDKKVVVDGKFISGKGLGVSFEFAFTVAKHLLSDNVEKVEWQAQHIYFE, encoded by the coding sequence ATGGAAAATAATCAAATGACAAAGCACGTAGGGGTATTGCTTGCAGATGGTTTTGAAGAGGGAGAAGCGATTGTTTTTATCGACATAATGCGTCGCTTAGATATCAAAGTTGATGTGCTCTCTTGCATGGAAACGACGGCGTTAAAAACCTATTTTGAAACACGAATATCTGCGGATTATACGCTAAAAGACAAAAAAGATGTTCTCTATGATGCAGTTATGATGCCTGGAGGGCCTAAAGGAACGGATAACTTATCTGCAAATTCGATGGTTATTGATTTTCTAAAGCATCATATAGAGAAAGACAAATACATATGTGCGTTATGTTCATCTGGAGCTAAGGTACTAGCCGCTAATCACCTTCTTAATGGACGAAACTACACGACCGGTGGTGGACTGGAAAAGAAATTTACTGATGGTTGTTTCCAAGATAAGAAAGTGGTTGTTGATGGAAAGTTCATTAGTGGTAAAGGTCTTGGCGTAAGCTTTGAGTTTGCTTTTACTGTAGCTAAGCATCTTTTGTCTGATAATGTTGAAAAAGTAGAGTGGCAAGCACAGCACATTTATTTTGAATAA
- a CDS encoding LysR family transcriptional regulator, protein MDSFEGINEFVAVAECHGFSAAAKQLGCSTSHVSRQVSRLEERVGVALLARSTRMVSLTESGHTYYQQCKDLVIGLQQANEQVTSQQAQLSGTLRVSAAGAFAENHVAAALMEFAKDHPDLTIEMNFNTNMVNFIEDGIDFAIRYGRLDDSGLVARKLVDRPMAAAASQNYIDQFGSPTQPEQLKLHSCIIANSDQWLFEKDGKPLNAVRVHGRWKSNNSSAVLKACEEGLGIVYLPKSSFNGGLDNGKLVPVLEEYWGAGTSSWIVYQNRRFLPQRARLAIDFLVAYFSDWNE, encoded by the coding sequence ATGGATAGCTTTGAAGGTATTAATGAATTTGTAGCGGTAGCTGAGTGTCACGGCTTTTCTGCGGCAGCAAAACAGCTGGGTTGCAGCACCAGCCATGTCAGCCGCCAAGTCTCGAGACTAGAAGAAAGGGTAGGCGTGGCGTTGTTGGCGCGTTCAACTCGTATGGTGAGCTTGACCGAGTCTGGGCATACCTATTATCAGCAATGCAAAGATCTGGTTATCGGGCTGCAACAGGCGAATGAACAAGTCACGTCTCAACAAGCTCAGCTGAGCGGTACTTTGCGTGTGAGTGCTGCGGGTGCGTTTGCTGAAAATCATGTTGCCGCGGCGCTGATGGAATTTGCGAAAGACCATCCTGATCTGACTATCGAAATGAACTTCAATACCAATATGGTTAACTTCATCGAAGATGGTATTGATTTCGCGATTCGTTATGGCCGACTTGATGATTCGGGTTTGGTGGCAAGGAAGCTGGTGGATCGCCCGATGGCAGCGGCCGCGAGTCAGAACTACATCGACCAATTCGGTTCTCCAACACAGCCAGAACAGTTGAAGTTACACAGCTGTATTATTGCTAACAGTGATCAGTGGTTGTTTGAGAAAGACGGAAAACCGTTAAATGCGGTGCGCGTGCATGGGCGTTGGAAAAGCAATAACTCGAGTGCGGTACTTAAAGCTTGTGAAGAAGGGCTTGGCATTGTTTATCTTCCCAAAAGCAGCTTCAATGGCGGTCTTGACAATGGAAAGCTCGTTCCAGTGCTAGAAGAATATTGGGGAGCAGGAACCAGCAGTTGGATCGTATACCAGAACCGTCGCTTTCTTCCACAGAGAGCAAGGTTGGCTATCGACTTCTTAGTCGCTTACTTTTCGGATTGGAATGAATAA
- a CDS encoding GlpM family protein — protein MISLFFKCLLGAAAVLLIALLSKSKSFYIAGLVPLFPTFALIAHYIVGTEQTMVELRTTALFGLFSLVPYAAYLGAVYVFSYRYNLVSTLSLATVVWVMCASMLLLGWTRLVPSVA, from the coding sequence ATGATCTCACTGTTCTTTAAATGTCTGCTTGGTGCAGCGGCTGTTTTGTTGATTGCGCTGCTGTCGAAAAGTAAGAGCTTTTACATCGCAGGCTTAGTGCCGTTGTTTCCAACCTTTGCTCTGATTGCTCACTATATTGTTGGCACGGAACAAACCATGGTGGAGCTACGTACCACGGCACTCTTTGGCTTGTTCTCGCTTGTGCCGTACGCGGCTTATCTTGGCGCGGTTTATGTGTTCAGTTATCGCTACAATTTGGTATCGACGCTTTCTTTAGCCACTGTCGTTTGGGTTATGTGTGCTTCTATGCTGCTGTTAGGTTGGACGCGTTTGGTGCCAAGTGTGGCGTGA
- a CDS encoding GGDEF domain-containing protein: MKWIHKIVIFLVITTLAIVQYYRVSGNRVITAITPDKYEFIATSDQVDRGVSTSQLSYQNGQYILDCELKKSEYPWPYCGLSIRINPDITTGLDLSQYHTFRVNIDYHAEADSSGRLRTYLRNYNPAYSVPDDEYTHKYNGMEFSPGVDGGVIEIPIKNLQVMTWWLADNEIALEHSAPEYSNVNMVEFATASGAKLGQHRIVIRSIEFEGTYITGESLFMILLFVWVGTGTVFLFSELHRSRKRMVIAEKRHHHLKNVNRALREQNFEFSEKAHRDELTGILNRHAIRDWLKMQSQQVKQGHGKLSMLYLDIDYFKSVNDKYGHQMGDHILREFSMVVGSSISASDKLVRWGGEEFIVFCPETDAGEAQRKAEKIRLLVSQHLWVHGDPLTCSIGVAEMKQERVTETIARADEALYQAKHSGRNQVILSH, from the coding sequence GTGAAGTGGATCCATAAAATAGTCATCTTTTTAGTTATCACGACACTGGCGATTGTCCAGTATTACCGTGTGAGCGGAAATCGTGTGATAACGGCAATTACGCCGGATAAATATGAGTTTATCGCGACCAGCGATCAAGTGGATAGGGGTGTCAGTACGTCCCAGTTATCTTATCAAAATGGTCAGTATATTCTCGATTGCGAGCTTAAAAAGTCTGAGTATCCGTGGCCTTATTGCGGCCTATCGATTCGTATCAACCCAGACATTACCACTGGCCTTGACCTTTCTCAGTACCACACCTTTAGAGTCAATATTGATTACCATGCGGAGGCCGATTCTAGCGGTCGTTTGCGAACTTACCTGCGTAATTATAATCCTGCTTATTCGGTTCCTGATGACGAGTACACGCATAAGTACAACGGGATGGAGTTTTCTCCTGGCGTGGATGGTGGTGTGATTGAGATTCCGATCAAAAACCTGCAAGTAATGACATGGTGGTTAGCGGATAACGAGATTGCACTAGAGCATTCAGCGCCTGAGTATTCGAACGTGAATATGGTCGAGTTTGCTACCGCGTCTGGTGCGAAACTGGGTCAACATCGAATTGTTATCCGTAGTATTGAATTTGAAGGTACGTATATCACGGGTGAAAGCCTATTTATGATCCTGCTGTTTGTCTGGGTAGGTACGGGTACCGTGTTCTTGTTTTCAGAGTTGCACCGTTCACGTAAGCGTATGGTCATCGCAGAGAAAAGGCATCATCACTTAAAGAACGTCAATCGAGCACTGAGAGAGCAAAACTTTGAGTTTTCAGAAAAGGCTCATCGTGATGAACTGACTGGGATTCTCAACCGACACGCGATTCGTGATTGGCTAAAAATGCAGTCTCAGCAGGTAAAGCAGGGGCATGGAAAGCTGAGTATGTTGTATCTCGATATCGACTACTTCAAGAGCGTCAACGATAAATACGGACACCAAATGGGTGATCATATTTTACGAGAATTCAGCATGGTGGTCGGCAGTTCGATCAGCGCTTCCGACAAATTGGTGCGCTGGGGCGGTGAAGAGTTTATTGTTTTTTGCCCGGAGACTGACGCTGGTGAAGCTCAAAGAAAGGCCGAGAAAATCCGACTTTTAGTCAGCCAGCACCTTTGGGTTCATGGCGATCCACTCACTTGCAGTATTGGTGTTGCCGAGATGAAACAAGAGCGGGTGACAGAGACCATTGCTCGCGCTGATGAAGCCTTGTATCAAGCGAAGCATTCAGGGCGAAATCAGGTGATTTTGAGTCACTAA